The following coding sequences lie in one Spinacia oleracea cultivar Varoflay chromosome 1, BTI_SOV_V1, whole genome shotgun sequence genomic window:
- the LOC110798832 gene encoding probable sulfate transporter 4.2, protein MDNKFYASPSSSDLTGLPRTYSNRPVKVIPLQHPETTSSPAFSITTSSSSILARWRSKMKEMSVTEWISVFLPCYRWVRSYNFHDYLQCDLMAGITVGVMVVPQAMSYAKLAGLAPIYGLYSGCLPVFIYAIFGSSRQLAVGPVALTSLLVSNVLSKIADPADDLYTELAITLALMVGILECLMGLLRLGWIIRFISHAVISGFTTASAIVIALSQAKYFLGYDIVRSSEIIPLAKSIISGIDQFSWPPFVMGSLILAVMLIMKHLGKTRKYLRFLRAAGPLTGVVVGTAIVKIFHPSAISVVGEIPQGLPEFSVPKAFAQFKSLIPTACLITGVAILESVGIAKALAAKNGYDLDSNQELFGLGVANIAGSFFSSYPSTGSFSRSAVNHESGAKTGFAGILTGIIMSCSLLFLTPLFENIPQCALAAIVISAVMGLVDYEEAKILWRVDKKDFFLWAITFAATLFLGIEIGVLVGVGFSLAFVIYESANPHIAVLGRLPGTTIYRNVQQYPEAYKYHGLVVVRVDAPIYFANTSYIKDRLREYESTVDESVRRGPEVERVYFVILELSPVTYVDSSAVQALKDLYHEYKARGIQIVIANPNQDVLMTFTRAGLVELIGKEWYFVRVHDAVQVCFQHVQENEIPKTPDSFKDSKRNLSQRLSQRKENLPTIDLESGDQTSTISNSSDHQLQEPLLPRRS, encoded by the exons ATGGATAATAAATTCTACGCATCGCCGAGTTCCAGCGACCTTACCGGACTTCCGAGAACCTACAGTAACCGTCCGGTGAAAGTAATCCCATTACAACACCCCGAAACGACGTCGTCGCCAGCTTTCTCGATTACGACGTCTTCTAGCTCGATTTTAGCTCGATGGAGGTCGAAAATGAAGGAGATGAGTGTTACTGAATGGATCTCAGTATTCCTGCCGTGTTATCGTTGGGTTCGATCATATAATTTCCATGATTATCTTCAGTGCGATCTTATGGCTGGTATCACCGTTGGTGTTATGGTCGTTCCTCAG GCAATGTCGTATGCAAAGTTAGCTGGGCTCGCACCAATCTATGGACTCT ATTCTGGATGTCTGCCTGTATTTATATATGCCATATTTGGTTCATCTAGGCAGCTTGCAGTTGGTCCAGTAGCATTGACATCTCTCTTGGTGTCTAACGTATTAAGTAAGATTGCTGATCCAGCTGACGACTTGTACACGGAACTTGCAATCACGTTGGCACTTATGGTTGGCATATTGGAGTGCTTAATGGGTCTCTTGAG GCTTGGCTGGATTATTCGTTTTATCAGCCATGCTGTGATTTCTGGCTTCACTACTGCATCAGCTATTGTGATTGCCTTGTCTCAAGCAAAATACTTTCTGGGTTATGATATAGTTCGAAGCAGTGAAATTATTCCACTTGCAAAAAGTATTATATCTGGCATAGATCAG TTTTCATGGCCGCCATTTGTGATGGGATCATTGATTCTTGCTGTTATGTTGATAATGAAGCACTTG GGGAAAACAAGAAAGTACCTGAGATTTCTTAGAGCGGCAGGCCCATTGACAGGGGTTGTTGTAGGTACTGCTATTGTCAAAATATTTCATCCATCTGCCATCAGTGTG GTTGGGGAAATACCTCAGGGGCTTCCAGAGTTTTCAGTGCCTAAAGCCTTTGCTCAGTTTAAGTCCTTGATTCCAACGGCTTGTCTTATAACTGGTGTGGCCATATTG GAATCTGTGGGAATTGCCAAAGCACTGGCAGCAAAGAATGGCTATGATTTAGATTCAAATCAAGAG CTTTTTGGTCTTGGTGTAGCCAACATTGCTGGATCATTCTTTTCTTCATATCCTAGTACAG GCTCATTTTCTAGATCTGCAGTGAACCATGAAAGTGGAGCTAAAACTGGCTTCGCTGGGATACTCACTGGAATCATAATGAGTTGCTCCCTCCTGTTTCTAACTCCACTATTTGAAAATATACCTCAG TGCGCGCTGGCTGCTATTGTGATATCTGCTGTGATGGGTCTG GTGGACTATGAGGAAGCTAAGATTCTATGGCGCGTTGATAAGAAAGACTTTTTCCTTTGGGCAATCACTTTTGCTGCAACATTGTTCCTTGGAATTGAGATTGGTGTCCTAGTTGGG GTTGGTTTTTCACTGGCTTTTGTAATCTATGAATCAGCAAATCCACATATTG CTGTTTTGGGTCGTCTTCCGGGTACAACAATTTATAGGAATGTTCAACAATATCCAGAAGCATATAAATACCATGGACTAGTGGTTGTTCGTGTGGATGCGCCTATATACTTTGCCAACACTAGCTACATAAAAGATAG GCTACGGGAATATGAATCTACTGTTGATGAATCTGTAAGACGTGGACCAGAAGTAGAACGAGTTTATTTTGTAATTCTTGAGTTGTCAC CTGTGACATATGTTGATTCAAGCGCTGTCCAAGCTCTAAAAGACTTGTATCACGAGTACAAAGCTCGCGGCATCCAG ATTGTAATTGCCAATCCTAATCAAGACGTTCTGATGACTTTCACGAGAGCTGGGCTTGTTGAACTGATTGGAAAGGAATGGTACTTTGTGAGAGTGCATGATGCTGTTCAAGTCTGCTTTCAGCACGTACAGGAAAACGAAATACCAAAAACACCAGATTCCTTTAAAGACAGCAAGCGAAATCTATCGCAAAGACTTAGCCAAAGGAAGGAGAATTTACCAACTATAGATCTGGAATCTGGAGATCAAACTTCGACAATTTCAAACAGTTCTGATCACCAGTTACAGGAGCCACTCTTGCCTAGGAGGTCTTAG